One window from the genome of Hoplias malabaricus isolate fHopMal1 chromosome X2, fHopMal1.hap1, whole genome shotgun sequence encodes:
- the LOC136677090 gene encoding condensin complex subunit 2-like, with translation MSAVNTPTSKPRQWSSPALGQKTVLSAHSTPLLGSIQGNDDEKEKRQRRRSKVIDLHGVADSPFSEAAPHSATGTPAAVPKLSSAQISEHYSTCIKLSTENKITTKNAFGLHLIDYMADILKQKDSELNFKVAAGTLDASTKIYAVRVDAVHADAYRVLGGLGSETKPKEGQEVEETESVENDQSEQATKQPTKKRPPKKTVEQNLCNINLSESEMKCEVDPMFQRMASSFDENSTAGVFLSVLFSEDSSCELRFPSHMTLLKSRSSSSPTPVQNTTVSPFIASLKSLEGKSICPSLEDFSFTQWTPDQSTNLNHLLEKMKHGEHAFDINADIEPDVDEAPDPGDHFYADGDDEGQGDYGDEINEHKDSCARKSPERRGVIPIGEADITTMCLQLSDKPREYSYFSPRTMASWVGPGYWLFKPSHKQDHKLEKEPKKRAPKNPLVIDFTKDINFHNYFRTTKAATTFSKSALNSSNKKTTLPADFQYPLSNLSQLSLKPSSTLSAEGKKRLSGELSEEIGDYNYDNANDTANFCPGLQDGDSYDDDGEGFAGSNDSQPVNPLTFDPEGITTYGDDCLVPEPHKVNVIEINYAKTAKKMDMKRLKTSMWSLLTNSPEKTAPEVESETSTEVSGEKSFSQSTRTLLKRLPTTMANNLSVPLAFVALLHLANEKNLELCKVDDMSDILIKQGH, from the exons ATGAGTGCGGTGAACACACCTACGTCAAAGCCCAGGCAGTGGTCTTCCCCGGCCCTCGGACAAAAAACTGTCCTCTCTGCCCACAGTACTCCACTTTTGGGATCTATCCAGGGAAATGACGATGAAAAGGAGAAACGGCAGAGACGCAGGTCTAAAGTCATCGACCTTCACGGAGTGGCTGATTCCCCCTTCAGTGAAGCTGCGCCACACAG TGCCACAGGAACCCCAGCTGCTGTTCCTAAATTATCGTCTGCTCAGATCTCCGAACATTACTCTACCTGCATCAAGCTCTCCACTGAAAAT AAAATCACCACAAAAAATGCCTTTGGTCTTCACCTCATTGATTATATGGCTGATATTCTAAAGCAAAAAGACTCTGAGCTCAACTTCAAG GTGGCTGCAGGAACTCTGGATGCCAGCACTAAAATTTACGCTGTGAGAGTAGATGCTGTTCATGCTGATGCCTACAGAGTACTCGGAGGACTGGGCTCTGAGACCAAACCAAAAGAAG GTCAGGAAGTCGAAGAGACAGAGTCTGTGGAGAATGATCAGAGTGAGCAGGCCACCAAGCAGCCCACAAAGAAAAGACCCCCGAAGAAGACGGTGGAGCAGAATCTGTGCAACATCAACCTGTCAGAGTCAGAGATGAAATGTGAG GTGGACCCCATGTTCCAGCGTATGGCTTCGTCTTTTGATGAGAACAGCACAGCTGgagtgtttctgtctgtgttgtttAGTGAGGACAGTAGCTGCGAGCTGCGTTTCCCATCACACATGACCCTGCTTAAGTCCCGGTCTTCCAGCTCACCCACACCTGTCCAGAACACAACTGTCTCACCCTTCATAG CTAGCCTCAAATCTCTGGAGGGAAAATCTATCTGCCCATCTCTGGAGGACTTTTCCTTCACTCAGTGGACACCAGACCAG AGCACCAATCTGAACCATTTGCTGGAGAAGATGAAGCATGGTGAACATGCTTTTGACATCAACGCTGACATTGAACCTGATGTGGATGAGGCTCCAGACCCTGGAGATCATTTTTATGCAGATGGAGACGATGAGGGACAAGGAGACTATGGGGATGAGATTAATGAGCACAAAGACTCCTGTGCTCGGAAGAGCCCAGAGAGACG GGGAGTTATACCAATAGGAGAGGCAGATATCACCACCATGTGCCTTCAGCTGTCAGATAAACCCAGAGAATATTCCTACTTCAGCCCCCGTACCATGGCCTCATGGGTTGGCCCTGGCTACTGGCTCTTCAAACCATCACACAAAC AGGATCACAAGTTAGAGAAGGAACCTAAAAAGAGGGCGCCAAAAAACCCCCTGGTCATAGACTTCACCAAAGATATCAACTTTCACAATTACTTCCGTACAACCAAA GCTGCAACCACATTCAGTAAATCAGCTTTGAACAGCAGCAATAAGAAGACCACTCTGCCAGCAGACTTCCAGTATCCCCTCAGTAATCTGTCACAGCTCAGCCTCAAACCCTCCAGCACG CTAAGTGCAGAAGGAAAGAAAAGGTTATCAGGTGAACTCTCAGAGGAAATTGGAGATTACAACTACGACAATGCCAACGACACTGCAAATTTCTGCCCAGGACTACAG GATGGAGACAGctatgatgatgatggtgaaggTTTTGCTGGATCCAACGACTCTCAGCCTGTGAACCCCTTGACTTTTGACCCAGAAGGTATCACTACATATGGAGATGACTGCCTGGTGCCGGAACCCCACAAG GTCAATGTCATTGAGATTAACTACGCCAAGACTGCAAAGAAGATGGACATGAAGAGACTAAAGACCAGCATGTGGAGCCTTCTGACTAACAGCCCAGAAAAAACAGCTCCA GAGGTGGAAAGTGAAACATCCACAGAAGTCTCAGGAGAGAAGTCTTTTAGCCAGTCCACCAGGACACTATTAAAACG GCTGCCCACCACCATGGCCAATAACCTGTCTGTGCCATTGGCCTTTGTTGCCCTCCTTCATCTGGCCAATGAGAAG AACCTGGAACTTTGCAAAGTGGATGACATGTCAGATATCCTCATCAAACAAGGCCACTGA